A stretch of Candidatus Zixiibacteriota bacterium DNA encodes these proteins:
- a CDS encoding RHS repeat-associated core domain-containing protein: MRVKHIITGLLIIVAILAVHGSVIAEGFIGPIGDRIDYSSGALTLSETDVTIPGRRGLDVNIVRSYTTANYLPDVDIIDNPDTHCVYQRPFDSSSNKYMGLGWHIEFPYLTYNDSATTLTNQNGSSEALLVNLDTLTNMTYPRKTRDLSILTNYTYPSATTEVMLCPDGTKLEFGKKLGHRKLMTKMYNRYGDYIEVTYWTNEYIKYVTSPIGLKVHFQYCDEDSVYSLTSSPTDDVRLSSLLWLNHEGDTLRVSYEYNWSKAGLLHKVIHANGDSTMYDYTTDVFYNDVADYWDTAATWADTLSYDDTLHYHSNQLHYMGKITDPGGAQAEYRYRAFMIPTYSGCDHNTFDDPVDEFKNYIGVNRRIADGDTLLIKYELSYPGLEVIEPEMEFAGMVSRVTTVLHPSGGEQEFWYFLDKECGYVLNENLMPWVFSAGYYPGMLYQKHSIFDGDTVCTGYSYGNSLGSGIVTIGDVIDSTGATGYYKAPATFLIHVGVAYYHPDLHFDSLSFTATSSKEWRSTILEKDMDAAGIVTRKIESERLSQWVATDTSYTNKNGLYDATGWIPSPYPSDTLWFTMDSVTAYTYVPSRNLTLADTVWSLFQNDSLVYATYTAYYYNSSNNYVVDSVVATLDPDYSDDTLSRRKTTYEYYSSNGMVKCETDYRGDKTWWEYDTLYNAFTWKETDSALGDLVTYDYYPNGQMKTETGLNGAVTEYYYDSLGRDLGIKMPLEDADDTTIINIYASGNVSGNSAKIDDSTRIVTKSVHDTHFRKVKTILEVDATATIVDSIVMNEAGLIAKQSRAKYADSGSTYWTEYYYDQSTRKVKTVLADGSKDSVRYVDEFTTLYDSRRGQRSISVIDLAGNKLCDSIFEVGDTTSLMGVITYSYDKLGNVIAVTDLEGITRQWEYDDWGRIKKVTDADIGTIECWYDEWSDLRLVRHNTETDYTYFIYDTISHRLLESGTVSSPSTDSLVNRTYPSSGTTVAVMNRYDSYSTASIATDTAGGLGNCLGQLTEQISFQGGSAVDSTFFYYDARGRIGQQTTWITGLPDRQKLKFEYFANDGLKKITYPDNSTNEYEYFQTGRLSGITGIIGEDSVEYEAWGAVREAKFVNSVVTTNSYDSLSRLIKTINRSAYMKLFCREYGYDNHFIDKEYDLDSSGTRTALGEIRTYGYDSLSRLVSAFMEDPNESADTITMAYDYDLNGNLNTRWTSDDDSLMYTRFNGSNCDSVIDFSADSTWDFTRNDRGLLTRIEKTSAGPLWDDRVNYAYDHRGLVTSVEFEPRVMQFGDKPDTVLNQYNAASQKVKQTHIYRYFDSEVGPRGSWVRIESDRYYVWVGDNVILEYDNTDSLANINVYGLGQRLQRKDLNDVSADSTCHYINDYQGSVRSFVDSRGIPGDRMIDYYPYGELYSQGGLGHTPHWFIGKEKDKTEELDFGPRYYNRAVGRFMAPDPALAGPSPYSYADGNPVMGSDPSGLITVNHMTPEQIRAAIDACVANDRADAQAYANFAAESSVKGEWAGYYHPNTHQLTGIIAPPGPQEIGFLVAGTSQSEAIRGTKWLQDQRRLMRGLPAINTEWYSDHVQTRTGRWQIGGLRGGYTRTTLQVGQYTLSSVNYTVTSYTPSVSRMLASADPFPAYQAMGDLAKVEKAGKLMTGGIIGNLVGLAAELIAGGLDQRSPEYKWLMRIAAVGHATDAIFLTSRGITLITAGLGTTHTGIGPVVGLGVGIPLTLLGLFEGYQAWDCWQRSIEYPEDFIGPIPPDRYR; the protein is encoded by the coding sequence ATGAGAGTGAAACACATTATCACAGGCCTACTGATCATTGTCGCGATTCTCGCGGTCCACGGCAGTGTCATTGCCGAAGGATTCATAGGTCCTATCGGGGACCGCATCGATTATTCTTCCGGCGCGTTAACATTAAGCGAAACCGACGTCACGATTCCCGGTAGGCGTGGCTTGGACGTAAATATCGTCCGCTCTTACACAACTGCGAACTATTTGCCGGACGTTGATATTATCGACAACCCTGATACTCACTGCGTGTATCAGCGACCATTCGACTCTTCGTCAAACAAATACATGGGGCTCGGTTGGCATATCGAGTTCCCTTATCTGACATACAATGACAGCGCGACCACCTTAACAAATCAGAATGGAAGTTCTGAGGCATTACTGGTGAATCTGGATACGTTGACCAACATGACCTATCCGCGGAAGACTCGCGATCTGTCGATCCTCACCAATTATACATACCCCAGTGCGACGACCGAGGTGATGCTGTGCCCCGATGGTACCAAGCTGGAGTTTGGAAAGAAACTGGGCCACAGGAAACTCATGACCAAGATGTACAATCGCTATGGTGACTATATAGAAGTGACCTATTGGACCAATGAGTACATCAAATATGTCACAAGTCCGATCGGCCTCAAAGTACATTTTCAGTATTGCGATGAGGATTCGGTCTATTCTCTCACTTCATCGCCTACGGACGATGTTCGTCTCAGCAGCCTGCTTTGGTTGAATCACGAGGGAGACACGCTTAGGGTGAGCTATGAGTATAACTGGAGTAAGGCTGGGCTGCTGCATAAAGTCATACATGCCAATGGTGATAGCACCATGTATGACTACACTACCGACGTCTTCTATAACGACGTGGCCGACTATTGGGACACGGCAGCCACCTGGGCTGATACCCTCAGTTACGATGACACCCTGCACTATCACTCCAACCAACTCCATTACATGGGAAAGATCACCGATCCTGGCGGCGCTCAGGCCGAATACCGGTATAGGGCGTTTATGATCCCGACCTATAGCGGATGTGATCATAACACATTCGATGACCCTGTCGATGAATTCAAGAACTATATCGGTGTCAATCGAAGGATTGCCGATGGCGACACGCTGCTGATCAAATACGAATTAAGCTATCCCGGATTGGAAGTCATTGAGCCCGAGATGGAGTTCGCAGGGATGGTCAGCCGGGTGACGACTGTCTTGCACCCATCCGGTGGAGAGCAGGAGTTTTGGTACTTCCTGGACAAGGAGTGCGGATATGTGCTCAATGAGAACTTAATGCCGTGGGTCTTCTCTGCCGGCTACTATCCCGGCATGCTGTATCAGAAGCATTCCATCTTTGATGGGGATACCGTGTGTACCGGTTATAGTTATGGCAATTCGCTCGGCAGCGGTATCGTCACGATCGGAGACGTGATTGACTCAACTGGAGCCACTGGGTATTATAAGGCCCCGGCTACCTTCCTGATTCACGTGGGCGTAGCTTATTATCATCCGGACCTGCACTTCGACTCCTTATCGTTCACGGCGACCTCGTCCAAAGAGTGGCGTTCGACTATTCTGGAAAAGGATATGGATGCCGCCGGGATTGTGACTCGGAAGATCGAAAGTGAAAGGCTTTCCCAGTGGGTAGCTACTGATACTTCATATACGAACAAGAACGGCCTGTATGATGCTACCGGTTGGATTCCATCACCCTACCCCAGCGATACCTTGTGGTTTACGATGGACAGTGTTACTGCCTACACATATGTGCCATCGAGGAACCTCACTTTAGCCGATACAGTTTGGAGTCTGTTCCAAAACGACTCTCTGGTTTACGCCACGTACACCGCCTACTATTATAATTCCAGCAATAACTATGTAGTTGACTCGGTGGTGGCCACCCTTGATCCCGATTACTCCGATGACACCCTCTCCCGTCGAAAGACCACCTACGAATACTACTCTAGTAACGGCATGGTGAAGTGTGAGACAGACTATCGAGGAGACAAGACCTGGTGGGAGTATGACACCCTTTACAATGCCTTTACCTGGAAGGAAACGGACTCGGCCCTGGGAGATCTTGTCACTTACGACTACTATCCCAACGGTCAGATGAAAACGGAAACCGGGCTGAATGGTGCGGTAACGGAATACTATTACGACAGCCTGGGGCGTGACCTGGGTATCAAAATGCCTCTGGAAGATGCCGACGACACCACGATCATCAACATCTACGCTTCCGGGAACGTATCAGGTAATTCGGCAAAAATAGATGACAGCACTCGCATCGTTACCAAATCGGTACACGATACCCACTTCAGAAAGGTCAAGACGATTCTGGAAGTAGATGCGACCGCGACAATCGTGGATTCTATCGTCATGAATGAAGCCGGATTGATCGCAAAACAAAGTCGGGCCAAGTATGCAGATTCCGGCAGCACTTATTGGACCGAGTACTATTACGACCAGAGTACGCGAAAGGTCAAGACGGTCCTGGCCGACGGCTCGAAAGATTCGGTCAGGTATGTTGATGAATTCACGACTTTGTATGACAGTCGTCGTGGCCAGCGGTCGATTAGCGTTATCGACTTAGCCGGCAACAAACTATGTGATTCCATTTTTGAAGTCGGCGACACAACCAGTCTCATGGGCGTTATTACCTATTCCTATGACAAGCTGGGCAATGTGATTGCAGTCACTGACCTTGAAGGTATAACCCGCCAATGGGAATACGATGACTGGGGTCGAATCAAGAAAGTGACGGATGCCGATATCGGTACGATTGAGTGCTGGTACGATGAGTGGAGTGATCTGCGATTGGTCCGACACAACACCGAGACCGACTACACTTATTTCATCTACGACACTATCTCACACAGATTATTGGAGTCAGGCACCGTTTCAAGCCCGAGCACCGATTCACTCGTCAACCGCACCTACCCTTCATCCGGTACTACCGTGGCCGTAATGAATCGCTACGACTCATATTCTACAGCCTCAATAGCCACAGATACGGCCGGCGGACTCGGCAATTGTTTGGGCCAACTGACCGAACAGATATCATTTCAGGGCGGAAGTGCAGTCGACTCCACCTTCTTCTACTATGACGCCAGAGGGCGCATCGGTCAGCAGACCACCTGGATCACCGGGCTTCCCGATCGTCAAAAGCTCAAGTTTGAGTACTTTGCCAACGACGGTCTCAAGAAGATCACTTATCCCGATAACTCCACCAACGAGTATGAATACTTCCAGACTGGTCGACTGAGCGGCATCACAGGTATCATTGGTGAGGACTCGGTCGAGTACGAGGCTTGGGGCGCCGTTCGAGAGGCCAAGTTTGTAAACAGCGTGGTAACCACGAATTCGTATGACAGCCTCAGTCGCCTGATAAAGACCATCAACCGTTCTGCCTATATGAAGCTGTTTTGTCGCGAATATGGTTATGACAATCACTTCATAGACAAAGAGTACGACCTGGATTCGTCCGGAACCAGAACGGCGCTGGGTGAAATCAGGACTTACGGCTATGACTCTCTCAGTCGACTTGTCTCGGCGTTCATGGAAGACCCCAACGAGTCGGCCGACACGATCACCATGGCCTATGATTACGACCTCAATGGTAATCTAAACACTCGATGGACTTCCGATGACGATTCACTGATGTACACTCGTTTCAACGGCAGCAATTGCGACAGTGTCATTGACTTTTCCGCCGATTCAACCTGGGACTTCACCCGAAATGACCGAGGGCTGTTGACCAGAATCGAGAAGACCTCAGCCGGCCCCCTCTGGGATGACCGAGTCAATTATGCTTATGATCATCGCGGTCTGGTGACATCAGTAGAATTCGAGCCCCGTGTCATGCAATTCGGTGACAAACCGGACACTGTTCTCAATCAGTACAACGCCGCCAGTCAGAAGGTCAAACAGACCCATATATACAGATACTTTGACTCAGAAGTCGGTCCTCGAGGTTCGTGGGTACGGATTGAATCGGACCGATACTATGTCTGGGTCGGCGATAATGTCATCCTGGAGTATGACAACACCGACAGTCTGGCCAACATCAACGTGTATGGTTTGGGTCAACGTCTGCAGCGAAAGGACCTCAACGATGTCAGCGCCGACAGTACCTGCCACTACATCAATGACTATCAGGGCTCGGTGCGTTCTTTTGTCGACTCCCGAGGTATCCCGGGCGACAGAATGATCGACTACTATCCCTACGGCGAGTTATACTCACAGGGTGGTTTGGGTCATACACCGCACTGGTTCATCGGCAAAGAGAAAGACAAGACTGAGGAGCTTGACTTTGGACCGAGGTACTACAATCGTGCGGTCGGACGATTCATGGCGCCTGACCCAGCTCTGGCCGGCCCGTCACCATATAGTTATGCCGATGGTAATCCAGTAATGGGGTCCGATCCATCCGGGTTGATAACTGTAAACCACATGACGCCGGAACAGATTCGAGCCGCGATAGATGCCTGTGTTGCGAACGACAGGGCCGACGCCCAGGCCTATGCCAATTTTGCTGCCGAGTCAAGCGTCAAAGGGGAATGGGCCGGCTATTACCACCCAAATACGCACCAACTAACTGGCATTATTGCTCCTCCAGGTCCCCAGGAGATCGGCTTTTTGGTTGCTGGCACCAGTCAGTCGGAAGCCATCAGAGGGACAAAGTGGCTACAAGATCAGAGACGCCTAATGAGAGGTTTGCCAGCTATTAACACGGAGTGGTATAGCGACCACGTGCAGACAAGGACCGGCCGCTGGCAGATTGGAGGTCTGCGCGGGGGATACACCAGGACAACGCTCCAAGTTGGGCAGTATACTCTCTCGTCGGTCAACTACACGGTTACCTCTTACACTCCGTCAGTTTCCAGGATGCTGGCCAGCGCGGATCCTTTCCCTGCCTATCAGGCCATGGGCGACCTGGCAAAGGTTGAAAAGGCAGGGAAATTGATGACGGGAGGAATCATTGGCAATCTCGTCGGGCTAGCCGCTGAACTTATCGCCGGGGGATTGGATCAACGTTCGCCTGAGTATAAGTGGCTTATGAGAATCGCGGCAGTTGGTCACGCAACGGACGCGATATTCCTTACCTCCAGGGGAATCACCTTGATTACCGCTGGATTAGGCACAACCCACACTGGAATCGGTCCCGTGGTAGGTTTGGGTGTCGGGATTCCCTTGACCTTGTTGGGACTCTTCGAGGGATACCAAGCCTGGGATTGCTGGCAAAGGAGCATCGAGTACCCTGAGGACTTTATTGGACCGATACCGCCGGATCGGTATAGATGA
- a CDS encoding tetratricopeptide repeat protein, translating into MNFTEAACEKLERYLVSGDAKRAEVLGKKLKTAAGDSHWNLARLSTAYYEARKYKMALRIVERARKLDPRCPYVLWSYAGTLSMIEREQEAIDVYQGLLRRGTQNIAFGECGEGARWAESLLNDCRYRIADCYYLQSKKSLAARWLKTHLDHRRPGLRSLYSLKDVKELQAELTAKK; encoded by the coding sequence ATGAACTTTACAGAAGCAGCATGTGAGAAATTGGAGCGGTATCTTGTTAGCGGTGATGCCAAGCGAGCCGAGGTTCTCGGCAAGAAGCTGAAGACAGCAGCCGGCGATAGCCATTGGAATCTGGCTCGCCTCAGCACTGCCTACTATGAGGCCCGCAAGTACAAGATGGCTCTAAGAATCGTGGAAAGAGCGCGGAAGCTCGATCCTCGATGCCCTTATGTGCTTTGGAGCTATGCGGGGACACTGAGTATGATCGAGCGTGAGCAAGAGGCCATTGATGTTTACCAAGGTCTCTTGCGAAGAGGTACTCAGAACATAGCGTTCGGCGAGTGTGGCGAGGGGGCACGCTGGGCCGAGTCGTTGCTGAACGACTGTCGGTACAGGATTGCCGATTGCTACTACTTGCAAAGTAAGAAGAGTCTGGCGGCAAGGTGGCTGAAGACGCACCTGGATCACCGAAGACCCGGGTTGCGCAGTCTTTACAGTCTGAAAGATGTGAAAGAACTGCAAGCCGAATTGACTGCCAAAAAGTAA